A genomic window from Pelagibius sp. CAU 1746 includes:
- a CDS encoding iron ABC transporter permease has product MSIAFASDRPLKRMALDPVNLLMLLLLAVLAYLVAWPFIELVVQTLTWGAGDRRVSPEAVPGEFTWFHWLQATAGPISGKMLYGPLVNTLLTGAIATVMALLAGGVLAWCVARSDMPGKHWLQPLLTLPYIVPSFAIALAWEAVFRSPRVGGQPGLYEAFLGTAPPEWLSYGMVPISITLAIHYFPFAYLLVAGSLASIDSQIEESALISGASRLTILRRITFPMVAPAFAAAFILTFGKTIGQFALPFLLGAPVQFHTIATMVYANLALGLDSMAFVLAIVLIAMSLVAIWFSNRFVGAKTRRFETISGKGFRSRQIGLGPWRWPVFCAVAAFAFVVGVLPLILLGFQSVMLVDGFYSGENFTWQFWVGQSNPEIAFGEPGVLYNENILGATWNTLKLAFISAVIAAVIGLLIAYIVVRRRENPLARLLDQISFIPFLFPTIAFGAMYLTMFAEPRGPIPALYGTFTLLILISVVNRLPYSVKTGVTAVTQIGKELEEAAELTGANWALRFRRIIMPLASSGVLSGMMVSFVGVMRELSLIILLVTPSTRVLMTVGFGYAEEGLTQLSNALVLIVAVLTIIGELLLWALGKSKLTRLHEKQS; this is encoded by the coding sequence ATGAGTATCGCTTTCGCATCGGACCGGCCGCTAAAGCGGATGGCGCTGGACCCGGTGAACCTTCTGATGCTGCTCCTCTTGGCGGTGCTGGCCTACCTCGTGGCCTGGCCATTCATAGAACTGGTGGTGCAGACCCTCACCTGGGGGGCGGGGGACCGCAGGGTTTCACCGGAGGCCGTACCCGGCGAGTTCACGTGGTTCCACTGGCTGCAGGCGACGGCCGGGCCGATTTCCGGCAAGATGCTCTACGGGCCCCTGGTGAACACCTTGCTGACGGGCGCGATAGCGACGGTGATGGCCTTGCTGGCCGGCGGCGTGCTCGCGTGGTGCGTGGCCCGCTCCGACATGCCCGGAAAGCACTGGCTGCAGCCGCTGTTGACGCTGCCCTATATCGTACCGTCCTTCGCGATCGCCTTGGCCTGGGAAGCGGTTTTTCGCAGCCCGCGGGTCGGCGGGCAGCCCGGTCTCTATGAAGCTTTCCTCGGGACGGCGCCGCCGGAGTGGCTGTCCTATGGCATGGTGCCGATCTCCATTACGCTGGCGATCCATTATTTTCCTTTCGCCTATCTTCTGGTTGCCGGCTCCCTCGCATCCATCGATTCACAGATCGAAGAGAGCGCGCTCATCTCCGGCGCTTCGCGGCTGACGATCTTGCGCCGCATCACCTTTCCGATGGTGGCGCCGGCTTTTGCCGCCGCCTTCATCCTGACTTTCGGCAAGACCATCGGACAGTTCGCGCTGCCCTTCCTGCTGGGCGCGCCGGTGCAGTTCCACACCATCGCGACCATGGTCTACGCCAACCTGGCCCTCGGGCTCGATTCCATGGCTTTCGTTCTGGCGATCGTGCTGATCGCCATGTCCCTGGTGGCGATCTGGTTTTCCAACCGCTTCGTCGGCGCCAAGACCCGCCGCTTCGAGACCATCAGCGGCAAGGGGTTCCGCAGCCGCCAGATCGGCCTGGGGCCGTGGCGCTGGCCGGTTTTCTGCGCGGTGGCCGCTTTCGCGTTCGTGGTCGGCGTGCTGCCGTTGATCTTGCTCGGCTTCCAGTCCGTCATGCTGGTCGACGGCTTCTACAGCGGCGAGAACTTCACCTGGCAATTCTGGGTTGGACAGTCCAACCCCGAGATCGCCTTCGGAGAACCCGGCGTCCTCTACAACGAGAACATCCTGGGCGCTACCTGGAACACTCTGAAGCTGGCCTTTATCTCGGCGGTAATCGCCGCGGTCATCGGCTTGTTGATCGCCTATATCGTCGTGCGGCGCCGGGAAAACCCGCTGGCGCGCCTGCTCGATCAGATTTCCTTTATTCCCTTCCTGTTTCCGACCATCGCCTTCGGCGCGATGTATCTGACCATGTTCGCCGAGCCGCGCGGGCCGATACCGGCGCTCTACGGCACCTTCACGCTGCTGATCTTGATTTCCGTGGTCAACCGCCTGCCGTATTCGGTCAAGACCGGTGTTACGGCGGTGACGCAGATCGGCAAGGAGTTGGAGGAAGCGGCCGAACTGACCGGTGCGAATTGGGCCCTGCGTTTCCGGCGGATCATCATGCCGCTGGCGAGCTCCGGCGTTCTGTCGGGCATGATGGTCAGCTTCGTCGGGGTGATGCGCGAGCTGTCGCTCATCATCCTGCTCGTGACCCCGTCGACGCGGGTGCTGATGACCGTCGGCTTCGGATATGCGGAAGAGGGGCTTACCCAGCTATCCAACGCTCTTGTTCTGATCGTGGCTGTGCTCACGATCATCGGCGAGCTCCTGCTGTGGGCGTTGGGCAAGAGCAAGCTGACAAGGCTGCACGAAAAACAATCCTGA
- a CDS encoding ABC transporter ATP-binding protein, which translates to MATIEVRNLTKRYGGAVALDNVSLSIEAGEFLVLLGPSGCGKTTLLRCLAGLEIPDAGEIALGEDVVFSSQRRIAMPPGKRNLGMVFQSYALWPHMTVHDNVKFGLDVLKMPKADAEERIEHVLDDLGMSSYRNRYPSELSGGQQQRVALARLLATKPPIFLMDEPLSNLDARLRMDMRVELKRFQAAAGATTVYVTHDQTEAMTMSTRVVVMKDGQIQQVSPPGELYRRPATTFVADFIGMPRINLIPLEQGRGGGSEYTNGDISLDLPWSPGVVKVIVGARPEDLDLCLVPQDTDGSYEVTSVLPNGPETIVQVCRGDTTLIARVAHDSEIECGQSVRVDFNAAALNVYDAGTGRVIDAEREAASGRPVRLAAGQQV; encoded by the coding sequence ATGGCCACCATTGAAGTTCGGAACCTTACGAAGCGGTACGGCGGCGCCGTCGCACTCGACAACGTCTCCCTGAGTATCGAGGCCGGCGAGTTCCTGGTTCTGCTGGGCCCGTCCGGCTGTGGAAAGACGACCTTGCTGCGCTGCCTCGCCGGTCTGGAGATCCCCGATGCCGGCGAAATCGCCTTGGGGGAGGACGTCGTTTTTTCCTCTCAACGGCGGATCGCCATGCCGCCCGGAAAGCGCAACCTGGGCATGGTTTTCCAGAGCTACGCTCTGTGGCCGCACATGACGGTGCATGACAACGTGAAGTTCGGCCTCGATGTCCTGAAGATGCCGAAAGCCGACGCCGAAGAGCGGATCGAGCACGTGCTTGACGACCTGGGGATGTCGAGCTACCGCAACCGCTATCCCTCCGAGCTGTCCGGCGGCCAGCAGCAGCGCGTGGCCCTGGCGCGTCTGCTGGCGACGAAGCCGCCGATCTTCCTGATGGATGAGCCGCTATCCAATCTCGACGCGCGCTTGCGGATGGACATGCGCGTCGAGCTGAAGCGCTTTCAGGCCGCCGCCGGCGCGACCACGGTCTATGTCACCCACGATCAGACCGAAGCGATGACCATGTCGACGCGGGTCGTCGTCATGAAAGACGGACAGATCCAACAGGTCTCGCCCCCGGGCGAACTCTATCGCCGGCCCGCCACGACCTTCGTGGCCGACTTCATCGGCATGCCGCGTATCAACCTGATCCCGCTGGAGCAAGGCCGAGGCGGCGGCAGCGAGTACACCAACGGAGACATCAGCCTGGATCTGCCCTGGTCCCCCGGTGTCGTCAAGGTCATCGTCGGTGCCCGCCCCGAGGACCTCGACCTCTGCCTGGTTCCTCAGGATACCGATGGAAGTTACGAGGTGACATCGGTGCTGCCCAACGGGCCGGAAACCATCGTTCAGGTGTGCCGCGGGGACACCACGCTGATTGCGCGTGTCGCGCACGATTCCGAGATCGAATGCGGCCAGTCCGTCCGGGTCGATTTCAATGCGGCGGCGCTGAATGTCTACGACGCGGGAACTGGACGCGTCATCGATGCGGAGAGGGAAGCGGCTTCGGGCCGGCCGGTTCGCCTGGCCGCAGGCCAGCAAGTCTAG
- a CDS encoding HAD-IA family hydrolase produces the protein MTISAILFDAGDVLYSKPRRAAALAIFLEERGIPAPVNDDPAVKKLRLDAHAGKMTEQEFFERLLAHYGVTDPKDVAEGIELLHRQQRDVDFFEGVPETLHELKRNGFKLGIVTNTYNSKAEKFRWFRPLGIDTVWDSYANSCDLKVIKPEPEIYLAALEPLGLAPEQAAFVGHAQRELDGAKALGMTTIMFNPDPDCVEADHSIGSFSDLLNLPGLTGETGAPAA, from the coding sequence GTGACCATCAGCGCCATTCTCTTCGATGCGGGCGATGTGCTTTATTCCAAACCGCGGCGCGCGGCGGCCCTTGCGATCTTTCTGGAGGAGCGCGGCATCCCCGCGCCGGTGAATGACGATCCGGCGGTTAAGAAGCTGCGTCTCGACGCCCATGCCGGAAAGATGACCGAGCAGGAATTCTTCGAAAGGCTCCTCGCCCATTACGGCGTCACCGATCCCAAGGACGTTGCCGAGGGAATCGAACTGCTCCACCGGCAGCAGCGCGATGTCGATTTTTTCGAGGGCGTTCCGGAGACCCTCCACGAGTTGAAGCGCAACGGCTTCAAGCTTGGGATCGTTACCAATACCTACAACTCCAAGGCGGAGAAGTTTCGCTGGTTCCGGCCTCTGGGGATCGACACGGTCTGGGACTCCTACGCCAACTCCTGCGACCTCAAGGTCATCAAACCGGAGCCGGAAATCTATCTGGCGGCGCTGGAGCCTTTGGGGCTGGCGCCGGAGCAGGCGGCTTTCGTCGGCCATGCACAGCGGGAGCTCGACGGAGCGAAAGCGCTCGGCATGACCACGATCATGTTCAATCCGGATCCAGACTGCGTCGAAGCCGACCACAGTATCGGCAGCTTCAGCGATCTTCTGAATCTTCCCGGACTGACCGGCGAGACCGGCGCGCCTGCCGCCTGA
- a CDS encoding metalloregulator ArsR/SmtB family transcription factor, whose translation MNLNQAARCLEKLGSPTRLEIFRLLVRAGRDGLSVGEIQDHLGIPASTLSHHIGHLVSAGLVEQQREGRQLICKPDFALMDGLIDFLTAECCMLKGKPEPRRDAG comes from the coding sequence ATGAATTTGAATCAAGCCGCACGCTGCCTCGAGAAGCTGGGAAGCCCGACGCGCCTGGAGATCTTCCGCCTGCTGGTGCGTGCCGGCCGTGACGGGCTGTCGGTGGGGGAGATCCAGGACCACCTGGGCATCCCGGCTTCGACCCTGTCGCACCACATCGGACACCTGGTGAGCGCCGGCCTCGTGGAGCAGCAGCGCGAGGGGCGCCAGCTGATCTGCAAACCGGACTTCGCCCTGATGGACGGGCTGATCGACTTCCTGACCGCGGAGTGCTGCATGCTGAAGGGCAAGCCGGAGCCGCGGCGCGACGCCGGGTAG
- a CDS encoding permease, whose amino-acid sequence MTDLTTAAIQAGGLLRSLDRVWLSLGLLFAGLALVVPAQAGDSLVFTLDAFLRLLPFLLLSVLLAAWLKAAGADGLVAGMVDRAPFAAVMIAAAAGALSPFCSCGVVPLMAAMLAAGVPLAPVLAFCVASPLMDPEQFVLMAATLGLPFTLAKTVAAICLGLLAGGATLALQRGGFFAQPLRAGAGGCGGCRPQVEAVPLRWAFWHEADRRRAFTGEARSTSLFLAKWLLLAFAIESLMSAWLPAEVVAGSLGGESWQAIPLAVAVGVPAYLNGFAAIPLVGELMDLGMAPGAALAFLIAGGVTSLPAAMAVHALVRRTVFLWYLAIALTGSLLAGFALQAVLALAG is encoded by the coding sequence ATGACCGACCTTACGACTGCCGCGATCCAGGCCGGCGGCCTCCTGCGGTCCCTGGACCGGGTCTGGCTGAGCCTCGGCCTGCTGTTTGCCGGGCTCGCTCTCGTGGTGCCCGCCCAGGCGGGCGACAGCCTGGTTTTCACCCTCGATGCCTTCCTGCGGCTGCTGCCCTTCCTGCTGCTGTCGGTCCTGTTGGCGGCCTGGCTGAAGGCGGCCGGCGCCGACGGCCTGGTGGCAGGCATGGTCGACCGCGCGCCGTTCGCCGCGGTAATGATCGCGGCGGCAGCCGGGGCCCTCTCGCCGTTCTGCTCCTGCGGTGTGGTGCCGCTGATGGCGGCCATGTTGGCCGCCGGGGTGCCGCTGGCGCCGGTGCTGGCCTTCTGCGTCGCCTCGCCGCTGATGGATCCCGAGCAGTTCGTGCTCATGGCTGCGACCCTGGGGTTGCCTTTCACCCTGGCGAAGACCGTGGCGGCGATCTGCCTCGGCCTGCTGGCCGGCGGCGCGACCCTGGCCCTGCAGCGCGGCGGCTTCTTCGCCCAGCCGCTGCGCGCGGGCGCCGGCGGCTGCGGCGGCTGCCGCCCCCAGGTCGAGGCGGTGCCGCTGCGCTGGGCCTTCTGGCATGAAGCGGACCGGCGGCGCGCCTTTACCGGCGAGGCGCGGTCGACCTCCCTGTTTCTCGCGAAGTGGCTGCTTCTCGCCTTCGCGATCGAGAGCCTAATGTCGGCCTGGCTGCCCGCCGAGGTGGTCGCCGGCTCCCTGGGCGGCGAGTCCTGGCAGGCGATCCCCCTGGCCGTCGCCGTCGGCGTACCGGCCTACCTGAACGGCTTCGCCGCCATTCCGCTGGTCGGCGAGCTGATGGACCTCGGCATGGCCCCCGGCGCCGCTCTGGCCTTCCTCATCGCCGGCGGCGTCACCAGCTTGCCGGCGGCCATGGCCGTTCACGCCCTGGTGCGGCGCACGGTGTTTCTCTGGTACCTGGCGATTGCCCTGACGGGCTCTCTGCTGGCCGGCTTTGCGCTTCAGGCGGTCCTGGCGCTGGCCGGCTGA
- the lipB gene encoding lipoyl(octanoyl) transferase LipB encodes MEQNPPPQDRHPVEWRIAPGLTPYPAAVAAMEARVAAIRAGEAPELVWLVEHPPLYTAGTSAQEEDLLQPERFPVYRSGRGGEFTYHGPGQRVVYVMLDLKRRGPDLRRFVENLEEWVIRALASFSVTGERREGRVGIWVERNDPLRGAREDKIAAIGVRVRRWVTYHGIAVNVEPDLEHFSGIVPCGISEHGVTSLVDLGLPVGMADLDAALRASFPGVFGATDWLETAQAPGDQPASARTA; translated from the coding sequence ATGGAACAGAACCCGCCCCCCCAGGACCGCCATCCCGTTGAATGGCGGATCGCGCCGGGCCTCACGCCCTACCCCGCCGCGGTCGCCGCGATGGAGGCTCGGGTGGCGGCCATCCGCGCCGGAGAGGCGCCGGAGCTGGTGTGGCTGGTCGAACACCCGCCGCTCTACACGGCCGGCACCTCCGCGCAGGAAGAGGACCTGCTGCAACCCGAGCGCTTCCCGGTCTACCGCAGCGGGCGCGGCGGCGAGTTCACCTACCACGGGCCCGGCCAGCGGGTGGTCTACGTGATGCTGGACCTGAAGCGCCGCGGCCCCGACCTGCGCCGCTTCGTCGAGAACCTGGAGGAGTGGGTCATCCGCGCCCTGGCGAGCTTTTCCGTCACTGGCGAGCGGCGCGAAGGCCGGGTCGGCATCTGGGTCGAGAGAAACGACCCGCTGCGGGGCGCCCGCGAGGACAAGATTGCCGCCATCGGCGTGCGGGTGCGGCGCTGGGTCACCTATCACGGCATCGCCGTCAACGTGGAGCCGGACCTGGAGCACTTCAGCGGCATCGTGCCCTGCGGCATCAGCGAGCACGGCGTCACCTCGCTGGTCGACCTGGGCCTGCCGGTGGGGATGGCCGACCTCGACGCCGCTCTGCGCGCCAGCTTCCCCGGCGTCTTCGGCGCCACTGACTGGCTGGAAACCGCGCAGGCGCCAGGGGATCAGCCGGCCAGCGCCAGGACCGCCTGA
- a CDS encoding NADP-dependent malic enzyme, producing the protein MAKDLREAALAYHRMPKPGKLEISATKPLANQRDLALAYSPGVAAACEAIAADPAEASTLTARGNLVGVVTNGTAVLGLGSIGPLASKPVMEGKAVLFKKFAGVDVFDIELDAKSSEHLIETVAALEPTFGGINLEDIKAPECFEIEAALRERMNIPVFHDDQHGTAIIVGAAIYNGLRLVGKEIGDVKLVTSGAGAAALACLDLLVSLGIKQENIWVTDIAGVVYEGREELMDRWKARFAQATDKRTLAEVIEGADVFLGLSAPGVLKPEMVQAMSDRPIIMALANPVPEIMPEDAKEARADAIIASGRSDYPNQVNNVLCFPYIFRGALDCGATAINEEMKLACLKAIADLAMKEQSEVVQKAMGGEGRSFGPDYIIPSPFDPRLVLEIAPAVAKAAMDSGVATRPIEDFEAYRNDLQRFVFRSGLIMKPLFQRAKEDPKRVIYAEGEDERVLRAVQVVVDEGLAKPILVGRPDVVATRVERLGLRIRPGEDVPLINPQDDPRFRTYWQTYHELMQRKGVAPEAAREIVRTRGTVIAALAVHLGDADAMICGTTGRYKRHLDHVTDVIGKEAGIHDCSAISLVILPTGSFFIVDTYVTPDPTAEEVAEMTLLAAKHVRRFGLTPKVALLSHSNFGSALTPSACKMREALAMLHKRAPDLEVEGEMHADAALNETIRENIFPNSKLKGSANLLVMPTLDAANISFNLVKALGEGLSVGPILLGVAAPAHILTPSVTARGIVNMSAVAVVDAQDRAIED; encoded by the coding sequence ATGGCAAAGGATCTTCGCGAGGCCGCCCTGGCGTATCACCGCATGCCGAAACCCGGCAAGCTGGAGATCAGCGCGACGAAACCGCTGGCAAATCAGCGCGATCTGGCTTTGGCCTATTCGCCTGGCGTGGCCGCGGCCTGTGAAGCCATCGCTGCCGACCCTGCGGAGGCCTCCACGCTGACGGCGCGCGGCAATCTGGTCGGCGTGGTCACCAACGGCACGGCGGTTCTGGGCCTGGGCTCCATCGGACCGCTGGCCTCCAAGCCGGTGATGGAAGGCAAGGCCGTCCTCTTCAAAAAATTCGCCGGGGTCGACGTCTTCGACATCGAACTGGACGCCAAGAGCTCGGAGCATCTGATCGAAACCGTGGCGGCGCTGGAGCCGACCTTCGGCGGCATCAACCTGGAAGACATCAAGGCGCCGGAGTGCTTCGAGATCGAGGCCGCGCTGCGCGAGCGCATGAATATTCCGGTGTTCCACGACGACCAGCACGGCACGGCGATCATCGTCGGCGCGGCGATCTACAACGGCCTCAGGCTGGTCGGCAAGGAGATCGGCGATGTCAAGCTGGTGACCTCGGGGGCCGGCGCGGCGGCTCTGGCCTGTCTCGACCTCTTGGTGTCGCTGGGGATCAAGCAGGAGAACATCTGGGTCACCGACATCGCCGGCGTGGTCTACGAGGGCCGCGAAGAGCTGATGGATCGATGGAAGGCGCGCTTCGCCCAGGCGACCGACAAGCGCACCCTGGCCGAGGTGATCGAAGGCGCCGACGTCTTCCTGGGCCTGTCGGCGCCGGGCGTGCTGAAGCCGGAGATGGTGCAGGCCATGTCCGACCGGCCGATCATCATGGCGCTGGCCAACCCGGTGCCGGAGATCATGCCCGAGGACGCCAAGGAAGCGCGCGCTGACGCCATCATCGCCTCCGGCCGCTCCGACTATCCCAACCAGGTGAACAACGTCCTCTGCTTTCCCTACATCTTCCGCGGCGCGCTGGACTGCGGCGCCACGGCGATCAACGAGGAAATGAAGCTCGCCTGTCTCAAGGCCATCGCCGACCTGGCGATGAAGGAGCAGAGCGAGGTGGTGCAGAAGGCGATGGGTGGGGAGGGCCGCAGTTTCGGACCCGACTACATCATCCCCAGCCCCTTCGATCCGCGCCTGGTGCTGGAGATCGCGCCGGCCGTCGCCAAGGCGGCCATGGACAGCGGTGTGGCCACGCGCCCCATCGAGGACTTCGAGGCCTATCGCAACGACCTGCAGCGTTTTGTTTTCCGCTCCGGCCTGATCATGAAGCCGCTGTTCCAGCGCGCCAAGGAAGATCCCAAGCGGGTCATCTACGCCGAGGGCGAGGACGAGCGCGTGCTGCGCGCCGTGCAGGTTGTGGTCGACGAGGGTCTGGCCAAGCCGATCCTGGTGGGCCGCCCTGACGTGGTGGCCACTCGCGTCGAGCGCCTGGGCCTGCGCATCCGCCCGGGCGAGGACGTGCCGCTGATCAACCCGCAAGACGATCCGCGCTTCCGCACCTACTGGCAGACCTACCACGAGCTGATGCAGCGCAAGGGCGTAGCGCCCGAGGCGGCGCGGGAGATCGTGCGCACGCGCGGCACCGTCATCGCCGCCCTGGCGGTGCATCTGGGCGACGCCGACGCCATGATCTGCGGCACCACCGGGCGCTACAAGCGCCACCTGGATCACGTGACCGACGTCATCGGCAAGGAGGCGGGAATTCACGATTGCTCGGCGATCAGTCTTGTCATCCTGCCGACCGGATCTTTCTTCATCGTCGACACCTACGTGACGCCGGACCCGACGGCCGAGGAAGTCGCCGAGATGACGCTGCTGGCGGCCAAGCACGTGCGCCGCTTCGGACTGACTCCCAAGGTGGCACTGCTGTCGCACTCCAACTTCGGTTCGGCGCTGACGCCTTCTGCATGCAAGATGCGCGAAGCCCTGGCGATGTTGCACAAGCGCGCGCCGGATCTTGAGGTGGAAGGCGAGATGCACGCCGATGCCGCGCTGAACGAGACGATCCGCGAGAATATCTTTCCGAACTCCAAACTGAAGGGATCGGCCAATCTGCTGGTCATGCCGACGCTGGACGCGGCGAATATCTCCTTCAATCTGGTGAAGGCGCTGGGTGAGGGGCTATCGGTGGGGCCGATCCTGCTGGGGGTGGCCGCGCCGGCGCATATCCTGACGCCTTCGGTGACCGCCCGTGGTATTGTGAATATGAGCGCCGTCGCTGTGGTCGACGCGCAGGATCGCGCCATCGAAGATTGA
- the mgtE gene encoding magnesium transporter — protein MSQTPPERDDTDAWLPEVQPETYGISPELVRSVSEALESGRQAEARDLAAELHEADLADLLESLDRDERPQLIEALGGDFDLEVLTYLDDSVREEVVEALEPKHIASSLSDLNSDDAVDIIEDLDEEAQQRVLAALPQAERMVLEESLSFPEDSAGRIMQRELLAVPSSWTVGETIDYMRASKDLPDDFYDLYIVDPKHQPIGYVPLSRAMRTRRPVLLTEIMNEDMRTIPIHMDQEEVAYVFRQYGLVSAPVVDDAGRLVGAVTVDDVVHIIDEEAEEDLLKLAGVQETDLYSAVLDTTKARFTWLLVNLFTAVAASVVIALFEDTLERIVALAVLMPIVASMGGNAGTQTLTVAVRAIAMRDLGSGNALRFVGKEILVGLVNGLMFAVVAGVVAWAWFDMPSIGLIIAAAMVINLVVAALSGALVPLGLEKVGVDPAVASSVVLTTVTDVIGFFAFLGLATLFLL, from the coding sequence ATGTCGCAAACCCCGCCCGAGCGAGACGACACGGATGCCTGGCTGCCCGAGGTGCAGCCGGAGACCTACGGCATCTCTCCCGAGCTGGTGCGCTCGGTTTCCGAGGCGCTGGAATCGGGGCGGCAGGCGGAGGCCCGCGACCTTGCCGCCGAATTGCACGAAGCCGACCTTGCCGACCTTCTGGAGAGCCTCGACCGGGATGAGCGGCCGCAACTCATAGAGGCGCTGGGCGGAGACTTCGACCTCGAGGTTCTGACCTACCTCGACGATTCGGTGCGCGAGGAGGTCGTCGAGGCGCTGGAGCCGAAGCACATCGCCTCCTCGCTGTCGGACCTGAACAGTGACGACGCCGTCGACATCATCGAGGATCTGGACGAGGAGGCGCAGCAGCGCGTCCTGGCCGCCTTACCCCAGGCGGAACGCATGGTGCTGGAGGAAAGCCTCAGCTTTCCCGAGGATTCGGCCGGCCGCATCATGCAGCGCGAGCTGCTGGCGGTGCCGTCGAGCTGGACGGTGGGCGAGACCATCGACTACATGCGCGCCTCCAAGGACCTGCCCGACGACTTTTACGACCTCTACATCGTCGACCCCAAGCACCAGCCCATCGGCTATGTGCCGCTGAGCCGGGCCATGCGCACCCGGCGGCCCGTACTGCTGACTGAAATCATGAACGAAGACATGCGCACGATCCCGATCCACATGGATCAGGAAGAGGTGGCTTATGTCTTTCGCCAGTACGGCCTGGTCTCGGCGCCGGTCGTAGACGACGCCGGCAGGCTGGTCGGTGCCGTCACCGTCGACGACGTGGTCCACATCATCGACGAAGAGGCCGAGGAGGATCTGCTGAAGCTGGCCGGTGTGCAGGAGACGGATCTCTACAGCGCCGTGCTGGACACCACCAAGGCCCGCTTCACCTGGCTGCTGGTCAATCTCTTCACCGCAGTGGCGGCTTCGGTCGTCATCGCCCTTTTCGAGGATACGCTGGAGCGCATCGTGGCTCTGGCGGTGCTGATGCCCATCGTCGCCTCCATGGGCGGCAACGCCGGCACCCAGACCCTGACGGTGGCGGTTCGCGCCATCGCCATGCGCGACCTCGGCTCCGGCAATGCCCTGCGTTTCGTGGGCAAGGAGATATTGGTCGGCTTGGTCAACGGACTGATGTTCGCGGTGGTGGCGGGCGTGGTGGCCTGGGCCTGGTTCGACATGCCGTCGATCGGCCTCATCATCGCCGCGGCCATGGTGATCAATCTGGTGGTGGCGGCGCTGTCGGGAGCGCTGGTGCCCCTGGGCCTGGAGAAGGTCGGCGTCGACCCGGCGGTGGCCTCCAGTGTGGTGTTGACCACGGTCACGGACGTGATCGGCTTCTTCGCCTTCCTGGGCTTGGCGACGCTGTTCCTGCTGTAG